From a region of the Zingiber officinale cultivar Zhangliang chromosome 4B, Zo_v1.1, whole genome shotgun sequence genome:
- the LOC121978497 gene encoding uncharacterized protein LOC121978497, protein MNHLHRIIEIGDVQCVLNLRMNQNTFARLCYLLTHVGGLVESRYVRIEEKVAMFLSILAHHKKNRVASHDYIRSGHTISTHFHEVLRSILLLHPILLVKPSPVDHSCTNEPWKWFKGCLGALDGTYVNVHVPNLEKGKYITRKGTIAVNVLGVCDKDMNFIYALTRWKGSAADARVLRDALTRDDTLKVPRGHYYLCDNGYANVEGFLTPYRRVRYHRDAWGNRAVGPQNYKELFNWRHSQARNVIERAFGLLKKRWAILRSPSFYPLKTQNRIILACMLLHNFIRSEMPDDPIEEANDEVVSPTHEIEEDFINNFDASDDWDIWRENLDIDNFISMENGATSQNCAGKGKKTDKTRRGWSEREEEVLIQALKEAITEGWKSCNGFRAGYLGFLERRMKAAFPETNLRGNPHINSKVHVWKKMYGNLVTILSKSGVGWNDTEKTIEASNETWDALIMVDNNARAMKHKRWTYYNDWCEIFGNDRATGENSEHFTSAVQDVLNKMNVEVPNSIGMNLEDLFPLDEGAAESMFVSVTPSSKPTASVQSKGKKRKQVDDGDDAIVEAINNFADITKNTMTELIKQLATEASDEKMSIAQDKVLDAMEKISELTEDEKKIELSEEAA, encoded by the exons ATGAACCATTTGCATAGGATTATTGAAATAGGAGATGTTCAGTGTGTGTTGAACTTGAGGATGAATCAGAACACATTTGCACGATTGTGTTACTTGTTAACTCATGTTGGAGGGCTCGTAGAGTCTAGATATGTCCGCATTGAAGAAAAGGTCGCAATGTTTCTATCTATATTGGCTCatcacaagaaaaatagagttGCTAGTCATGACTATATACGTAGTGGACACACAATTAGCACTCATTTCCATGAAGTTCTGCGATCAATTCTGTTGCTACATCCTATATTGCTGGTTAAACCCTCCCCTGTCGATCACAGTTGCACCAACGAACCTTGGAAATGGTTCAAG GGATGTCTCGGTGCATTGGACGGAACGTATGTCAATGTTCATGTACCCAACTTAGAGAAGGGGAAATACATAACAAGAAAAGGTACTATTGCAGTCAATGTTCTTGGGGTTTGCGACAAGGACATGAATTTCATTTACGCACTTACTAGGTGGAAGGGATCTGCAGCAGATGCTAGAGTTCTACGTGATGCATTGACCCGTGATGATACACTCAAAGTTCCAAGAG GccattattatttgtgtgacaatGGATATGCCAATGTCGAGGGATTCTTGACTCCTTATAGGCGAGTACGATATCATAGAGATGCTTGGGGAAACCGTGCAGTCGGTCCACAAAATTATAAGGAGCTATTCAATTGGAGACACTCTCAAGCTCGTAATGTGATTGAAAGAGCCTTTGGTTTATTGAAAAAGAGATGGGCCATACTTCGAAGTCCATCATTCTATCCACTGAAAACACAAAACAGAATCATATTGGCTTGTATGTTGTTACACAACTTCATCCGGTCTGAAATGCCCGATGATCCAATTGAGGAAGCTAATGATGAGGTAGTCAGTCCGACCCATGAGATAGAAGAAGATTTCATCAACAATTTCGACGCATCTGATGACTGGGATATATGGAGAGAAAATCTG GATATCGACAACTTCATAAGCATGGAAAATGGAGCAACATCGCAGAATTGTGCAGGCAAAGGTAAGAAAACAGATAAAACGAGACGTGGTTGGAGTGAACGTGAGGAAGAGGTTTTAATACAAGCATTAAAAGAGGCTATCACCGAAGGTTGGAAAAGTTGTAATGGATTTCGAGCAGGGTACTTGGGTTTCTTGGAACGTCGGATGAAGGCAGCATTTCCGGAGACAAACTTACGTGGTAACCCACATATTAACTCTAAAGTGCATGTGTGGAAGAAAATGTATGGCAATTTGGTGACAATATTAAGTAAAAGTGGAGTAGGATGGAATGACACCGAGAAAACCATTGAAGCTTCGAATGAGACATGGGATGCACTTATTATG GTGGACAACAATGCACGTGCCATGAAACACAAGAGGTGGACATATTACAATGACTGGtgtgaaatttttggaaatgatCGAGCAACAGGTGAGAATTCTGAGCACTTCACTTCTGCAGTTCAGGATGTCCTTAATAAAATGAATGTTGAAGTACCTAACAGCATAGGTATGAACCTTGAAGACCTATTTCCTTTGGACGAGGGAGCTGCTGAGTCGATGTTCGTATCTGTCACACCATCATCCAAACCAACAGCAAGTGTGCAATCGAAGGGTAAAAAACGGAAGCAAGTGGATGACGGTGATGATGCAATAGTGGAAGCCATAAACAATTTCGCAGACATAACCAAAAATACAATGACGGAACTCATCAAACAATTAGCAACAGAAGCATCTGACGAGAAGATGTCTATCGCACAAGACAAAGTTTTAGATGCCATGGAAAAAATTTCAGAACTGACGGAGGACGAGAAA AAGATTGAGCTTAGCGAGGAAGCTGCTTAG